Proteins from a genomic interval of Rosa chinensis cultivar Old Blush chromosome 2, RchiOBHm-V2, whole genome shotgun sequence:
- the LOC112186834 gene encoding probable galactinol--sucrose galactosyltransferase 6 isoform X1, whose translation MVSNLCYRSPPLTRLINTSRPIHLPKSNLPSPIHLPKSNLFSPLRLTQTHTTSGFRIRRYPCNRAFPLLAFQRTQKPLHTRKDSDSPMTIKPAVRVSDGKLIVKNRTVLTGLPDNVVATSGSASGPAEGVFLGAAFEEGSSRHVTSLGTFQNGVRFMACFRFKLWWMAQKMGRSGRDVPLETQFLLVETQDGSHLEEDQIVYAVFLPLIEGPFRASLQGNSGDELELCLESGDVDTKAASFSHAVFVHAGTDPFATITEAVRAVKVHLKTFRQRHEKKLPGIVDYFGWCTWDAFYQEVTQEGVEAGLKSLTAGGAPPKFVIIDDGWQSVAGDQDKAGELQRLTGIKENSKFQHKDDGIMTIVNIAKEKYGLKYVYVWHAITGYWGGVRPGTEYGSVLKYPDLSKGVMENEPAWKTDMIRLQGLGLVNPKSVYKFYNELHSYLASAGVDGVKVDAQCVLETLGAGLGGRVELTRQYHQALDASVSRNFEDNGIIACMSHNTDALYCAKQTAVVRASDDFYPRDPVSHTIHVAAVAYNSVFLGEFMLPDWDMFHSLHPAAEYHASARAISGGPVYVSDAPGKHDFELLKKMVLPDGSVLRARLPGRPTRDCLFTDPARDGMSLLKIWNMNKYTGVVGVYNCQGAAWSSLERKNAFHETKSDAITGYVRGRDVHLIKEAATDPDWNGDCALYCNRTGELVTLPHNAAVPISLKVLEHEIFTVSPIRVLAPGVRFAPLGLVDMYNAGGAIEDLRYEQRLVSMEVRGCGKFGMYSSEKPMRCCVGTNGVDFSYDSASGLVTLILDHMPEEGKRVQLVEVEL comes from the exons ATGGTGTCCAATCTGTGCTACAGGTCTCCTCCTCTCACTCGTCTTATAAATACCTCTCGCCCAATTCATCTTCCCAAATCAAACCTTCCTTCTCCAATTCATCTTCCCAAATCAAACCTTTTTTCTCCACTTCGGTTGACGCAAACTCATACGACTTCTG GCTTCAGAATTCGTAGATATCCCTGCAATCGAGCATTTCCGTTGTTGGCTTTCCAG AGAACCCAGAAGCCTTTACATACCAGAAAGGACAGCGACAGCCCGATGACGATTAAGCCTGCGGTTCGCGTTTCCGACGGGAAACTGATAGTGAAGAACCGGACCGTTCTGACCGGATTACCGGACAATGTGGTCGCCACGTCCGGTTCGGCTTCCGGTCCCGCCGAGGGAGTCTTCCTCGGCGCCGCGTTCGAGGAGGGCAGCAGCCGGCACGTGACTTCTCTCGGAACTTTTCAAAACGGCGTGCGTTTCATGGCGTGCTTCCGGTTCAAGCTATGGTGGATGGCCCAGAAAATGGGCCGCTCCGGCCGCGACGTCCCTCTCGAGACTCAATTCCTATTGGTCGAGACCCAAGACGGGTCCCACCTCGAAGAGGACCAGATCGTGTACGCCGTGTTCCTCCCTCTTATCGAAGGCCCCTTCAGGGCTAGCTTACAGGGGAACAGCGGAGACGAGCTGGAGCTTTGTTTGGAGAGCGGCGACGTGGACACCAAAGCGGCGTCGTTTAGCCACGCGGTGTTCGTTCACGCCGGGACGGACCCGTTCGCGACGATAACGGAGGCTGTCAGGGCCGTTAAGGTCCACCTGAAGACGTTTCGTCAACGTCACGAGAAGAAGCTCCCCGGAATCGTCGACTATTTCGGGTGGTGCACCTGGGACGCGTTTTACCAGGAAGTGACTCAGGAAGGAGTTGAGGCAGGCCTCAAGTCCCTCACCGCCGGCGGAGCGCCACCGAAGTTTGTCATCATCGACGACGGGTGGCAGTCCGTCGCCGGCGATCAGGACAAAGCCGGCGAGCTACAGAGACTGACCGGAATCAAAGAAAACTCGAAGTTTCAACACAAGGATGATGGGATCATGACCATAGTGAACATTGCAAAAGAAAAATACGGGTTGAAGTACGTGTACGTCTGGCACGCGATTACCGGCTACTGGGGAGGAGTCCGGCCCGGAACTGAATACGGGTCGGTTCTGAAGTACCCGGATTTGTCAAAAGGGGTTATGGAAAACGAACCGGCCTGGAAAACGGACATGATCCGGTTACAGGGTCTGGGCTTAGTGAACCCGAAAAGCGTGTACAAGTTTTACAACGAGCTACACAGCTACTTGGCCTCTGCGGGTGTAGATGGGGTTAAGGTGGACGCGCAGTGCGTGCTGGAGACTCTCGGAGCCGGGCTGGGCGGGCGGGTCGAGCTGACCCGGCAGTACCACCAGGCATTGGACGCTTCGGTGTCTCGGAACTTTGAAGATAATGGGATCATAGCATGCATGAGCCATAATACTGATGCGCTGTACTGTGCGAAACAGACGGCGGTGGTGAGAGCCTCCGACGATTTCTACCCGCGCGATCCGGTGTCGCATACGATCCACGTGGCGGCGGTGGCGTATAATAGCGTTTTCCTCGGCGAGTTTATGCTGCCGGATTGGGATATGTTCCACTCGCTCCACCCCGCGGCTGAGTACCACGCGTCCGCTAGAGCCATTAGTGGTGGACCTGTTTATGTTAG TGATGCGCCTGGGAAGCATGACTTTGAGCTTTTGAAGAAGATGGTATTGCCGGACGGGTCGGTGCTCCGGGCGCGGTTACCCGGAAGGCCGACCCGGGACTGCTTGTTCACTGACCCGGCCCGGGATGGGATGAGTTTGTTGAAGATATGGAACATGAATAAGTACACAGGTGTAGTGGGGGTGTACAATTGCCAAGGAGCAGCATGGAGTTCACTGGAGAGAAAGAATGCATTCCACGAGACGAAATCGGACGCCATTACCGGTTATGTTCGCGGCCGTGACGTCCACCTCATTAAGGAGGCAGCCACTGATCCCGATTGGAATGGTGACTGCGCCTTGTATTGCAATCGGACAGGGGAGCTTGTGACATTGCCTCACAATGCTGCCGTGCCTATTTCCCTCAAAGTGCTTGAACATGAGATTTTCACTGTCAGCCCCATCAGGGTTTTGGCGCCTGGCGTGAGATTCGCTCCTTTGGGACTGGTTGACATGTACAATGCCGGTGGAGCCATTGAAGACTTGAGATATGAGCAGAGATTAGTCTCTATGGAGGTTAGAGGGTGTGGCAAGTTTGGTATGTATTCTTCAGAGAAGCCCATGAGGTGCTGTGTAGGGACTAATGGGGTTGATTTCAGCTATGATTCGGCATCTGGGTTGGTGACTTTGATCTTGGATCATATGCCTGAAGagggaaaaagagtacaactaGTCGAGGTTGAGTTATAG
- the LOC112186834 gene encoding probable galactinol--sucrose galactosyltransferase 6 isoform X2, whose product MTIKPAVRVSDGKLIVKNRTVLTGLPDNVVATSGSASGPAEGVFLGAAFEEGSSRHVTSLGTFQNGVRFMACFRFKLWWMAQKMGRSGRDVPLETQFLLVETQDGSHLEEDQIVYAVFLPLIEGPFRASLQGNSGDELELCLESGDVDTKAASFSHAVFVHAGTDPFATITEAVRAVKVHLKTFRQRHEKKLPGIVDYFGWCTWDAFYQEVTQEGVEAGLKSLTAGGAPPKFVIIDDGWQSVAGDQDKAGELQRLTGIKENSKFQHKDDGIMTIVNIAKEKYGLKYVYVWHAITGYWGGVRPGTEYGSVLKYPDLSKGVMENEPAWKTDMIRLQGLGLVNPKSVYKFYNELHSYLASAGVDGVKVDAQCVLETLGAGLGGRVELTRQYHQALDASVSRNFEDNGIIACMSHNTDALYCAKQTAVVRASDDFYPRDPVSHTIHVAAVAYNSVFLGEFMLPDWDMFHSLHPAAEYHASARAISGGPVYVSDAPGKHDFELLKKMVLPDGSVLRARLPGRPTRDCLFTDPARDGMSLLKIWNMNKYTGVVGVYNCQGAAWSSLERKNAFHETKSDAITGYVRGRDVHLIKEAATDPDWNGDCALYCNRTGELVTLPHNAAVPISLKVLEHEIFTVSPIRVLAPGVRFAPLGLVDMYNAGGAIEDLRYEQRLVSMEVRGCGKFGMYSSEKPMRCCVGTNGVDFSYDSASGLVTLILDHMPEEGKRVQLVEVEL is encoded by the exons ATGACGATTAAGCCTGCGGTTCGCGTTTCCGACGGGAAACTGATAGTGAAGAACCGGACCGTTCTGACCGGATTACCGGACAATGTGGTCGCCACGTCCGGTTCGGCTTCCGGTCCCGCCGAGGGAGTCTTCCTCGGCGCCGCGTTCGAGGAGGGCAGCAGCCGGCACGTGACTTCTCTCGGAACTTTTCAAAACGGCGTGCGTTTCATGGCGTGCTTCCGGTTCAAGCTATGGTGGATGGCCCAGAAAATGGGCCGCTCCGGCCGCGACGTCCCTCTCGAGACTCAATTCCTATTGGTCGAGACCCAAGACGGGTCCCACCTCGAAGAGGACCAGATCGTGTACGCCGTGTTCCTCCCTCTTATCGAAGGCCCCTTCAGGGCTAGCTTACAGGGGAACAGCGGAGACGAGCTGGAGCTTTGTTTGGAGAGCGGCGACGTGGACACCAAAGCGGCGTCGTTTAGCCACGCGGTGTTCGTTCACGCCGGGACGGACCCGTTCGCGACGATAACGGAGGCTGTCAGGGCCGTTAAGGTCCACCTGAAGACGTTTCGTCAACGTCACGAGAAGAAGCTCCCCGGAATCGTCGACTATTTCGGGTGGTGCACCTGGGACGCGTTTTACCAGGAAGTGACTCAGGAAGGAGTTGAGGCAGGCCTCAAGTCCCTCACCGCCGGCGGAGCGCCACCGAAGTTTGTCATCATCGACGACGGGTGGCAGTCCGTCGCCGGCGATCAGGACAAAGCCGGCGAGCTACAGAGACTGACCGGAATCAAAGAAAACTCGAAGTTTCAACACAAGGATGATGGGATCATGACCATAGTGAACATTGCAAAAGAAAAATACGGGTTGAAGTACGTGTACGTCTGGCACGCGATTACCGGCTACTGGGGAGGAGTCCGGCCCGGAACTGAATACGGGTCGGTTCTGAAGTACCCGGATTTGTCAAAAGGGGTTATGGAAAACGAACCGGCCTGGAAAACGGACATGATCCGGTTACAGGGTCTGGGCTTAGTGAACCCGAAAAGCGTGTACAAGTTTTACAACGAGCTACACAGCTACTTGGCCTCTGCGGGTGTAGATGGGGTTAAGGTGGACGCGCAGTGCGTGCTGGAGACTCTCGGAGCCGGGCTGGGCGGGCGGGTCGAGCTGACCCGGCAGTACCACCAGGCATTGGACGCTTCGGTGTCTCGGAACTTTGAAGATAATGGGATCATAGCATGCATGAGCCATAATACTGATGCGCTGTACTGTGCGAAACAGACGGCGGTGGTGAGAGCCTCCGACGATTTCTACCCGCGCGATCCGGTGTCGCATACGATCCACGTGGCGGCGGTGGCGTATAATAGCGTTTTCCTCGGCGAGTTTATGCTGCCGGATTGGGATATGTTCCACTCGCTCCACCCCGCGGCTGAGTACCACGCGTCCGCTAGAGCCATTAGTGGTGGACCTGTTTATGTTAG TGATGCGCCTGGGAAGCATGACTTTGAGCTTTTGAAGAAGATGGTATTGCCGGACGGGTCGGTGCTCCGGGCGCGGTTACCCGGAAGGCCGACCCGGGACTGCTTGTTCACTGACCCGGCCCGGGATGGGATGAGTTTGTTGAAGATATGGAACATGAATAAGTACACAGGTGTAGTGGGGGTGTACAATTGCCAAGGAGCAGCATGGAGTTCACTGGAGAGAAAGAATGCATTCCACGAGACGAAATCGGACGCCATTACCGGTTATGTTCGCGGCCGTGACGTCCACCTCATTAAGGAGGCAGCCACTGATCCCGATTGGAATGGTGACTGCGCCTTGTATTGCAATCGGACAGGGGAGCTTGTGACATTGCCTCACAATGCTGCCGTGCCTATTTCCCTCAAAGTGCTTGAACATGAGATTTTCACTGTCAGCCCCATCAGGGTTTTGGCGCCTGGCGTGAGATTCGCTCCTTTGGGACTGGTTGACATGTACAATGCCGGTGGAGCCATTGAAGACTTGAGATATGAGCAGAGATTAGTCTCTATGGAGGTTAGAGGGTGTGGCAAGTTTGGTATGTATTCTTCAGAGAAGCCCATGAGGTGCTGTGTAGGGACTAATGGGGTTGATTTCAGCTATGATTCGGCATCTGGGTTGGTGACTTTGATCTTGGATCATATGCCTGAAGagggaaaaagagtacaactaGTCGAGGTTGAGTTATAG
- the LOC112186833 gene encoding zinc finger BED domain-containing protein DAYSLEEPER, whose amino-acid sequence MATPVEEKLATPIQDKTAPVEEPITTPVQEPINTPAEEPVSNPVEEPVTNHVEEPVTNPVKEPGTNPVEEPATNSVEEPATNSVEEPATNPVEEPATNPVDEPVTMQVDTTPVDVSMTTPVDVTMSTPIEEPATIPVEEPITTPVKEPMPIQVEMPVTTPVDEPMSTPIQDKMDTRDEEKMPTHDEEKMLTLTHYEEKIETPYANNEITPYANNEITHYANNEITDYANHEVTPYANNEIAHYANNDVTLASNELTPYENTEGTNPEAHPNKRRKKKSVVWEHFTIENVSPGCRRACCKQCKQSFAYSTGSKVAGTSHLKRHIAKGTCPALLRNQDKNQSSPYTPASRGGSASNTPKRRYRTANSPQFLFDPDRCRHEIAKMIIMHDYPLHMVEHPGFVTFVQNLQPHFNMVSFNTVQGDCVATYLMEKQNLNKFIEGIPGRVCLTLDMWTSSQSVGYVFITGHFIDADWKLHRRLLNVVMEPYPDSDSVLSHAVAVCLHDWSLESKLFSITFDHPVSEAALENLRPLLPIKNPLILNGQLLVGNCVARTLSNIAKEVLEAGRDVVKKVRDGVKYVKTSESHEEKFVELKQQLQVPSERSISLDDQTQWNTTYQMLVAASELKEVFSCLDTSDPDYKQAPSMEDWKQVETLCTYLKLIFDASNILTTTTNPTAVTFFHEVWRIQSDLARAITTEDPFVSDLTKTMQERIEKYWKNCCLALATAVVMDPRFKMKLVEFSFNKVYGEEAPTFIKIVDDGIHELFHEYLTLPLPLTPTYAEEGNAGSNTRTEDSQGGNIADNGLTDFDVYIMETTSQQMKSELDQYLEEALLPRVHEFDVLGWWKLNKMKYPTLSKMARDILSIPVSTVSSDSVFDTTAKEMDQYKSSLRPETVEAVICAKDWMQYGSAPVSNAVVRMEY is encoded by the coding sequence ATGGCCACCCCTGTTGAAGAGAAGTTGGCCACTCCTATTCAAGACAAAACTGCTCCTGTTGAAGAGCCAATTACTACTCCAGTTCAAGAGCCAATTAATACTCCTGCTGAAGAGCCTGTGTCTAATCCTGTTGAAGAGCCTGTGACTAATCATGTCGAAGAGCCTGTGACTAATCCTGTCAAAGAGCCTGGGACTAATCCTGTTGAAGAGCCTGCGACTAATTCGGTTGAAGAGCCTGCGACTAATTCGGTTGAAGAGCCTGCGACTAATCCAGTTGAAGAGCCTGCGACTAATCCAGTTGATGAGCCAGTGACCATGCAAGTTGATACTACTCCAGTGGATGTGTCAATGACTACTCCAGTTGATGTGACAATGTCTACACCAATTGAAGAACCAGCGACTATTCCAGTTGAAGAGCCAATTACCACTCCAGTTAAAGAGCCGATGCCAATTCAAGTTGAAATGCCAGTGACTACTCCAGTGGACGAGCCAATGAGTACTCCTATTCAAGACAAGATGGACACTCGTGATGAAGAGAAGATGCCAACGCATGATGAAGAAAAGATGCTTACTCTAACCCACTATGAAGAGAAGATCGAAACTCCCTATGCAAATAATGAGATCACCCCCTATGCAAACAATGAGATCACCCACTATGCAAACAATGAGATCACCGATTATGCAAACCATGAGGTCACACCGTATGCAAACAATGAGATCGCACACTACGCAAACAATGATGTTACCCTTGCAAGCAATGAGCTGACCCCCTATGAAAACACTGAGGGGACAAATCCAGAAGCACATCCTAACAAGCGGAGAAAAAAGAAGTCTGTAGTCTGGGAGCATTTCACCATAGAAAATGTGAGTCCTGGATGTAGGAGGGCATGTTGTAAGCAGTGCAAACAGAGTTTTGCATATAGTACTGGTTCAAAAGTAGCAGGTACCAGCCACCTCAAACGCCACATTGCTAAGGGGACTTGCCCAGCACTTCTGCGTAACCAGGACAAGAATCAATCATCTCCATATACCCCAGCATCAAGGGGTGGCAGTGCTTCTAATACACCAAAACGGCGTTACCGAACTGCTAACTCACCCCAGTTTCTGTTTGATCCAGACCGTTGCCGTCATGAGATTGCAAAGATGATAATCATGCACGACTACCCCCTGCATATGGTTGAACATCCTGGGTTTGTAACTTTTGTCCAGAATCTCCAGCCACATTTTAACATGGTGAGCTTCAATACTGTCCAAGGTGATTGTGTTGCAACTTACCTAATGGAAAAGCAAAACCTTAACAAGTTTATTGAGGGCATACCTGGACGTGTTTGCCTTACCTTGGACATGTGGACTTCCTCTCAAAGTGTGGGTTATGTGTTTATTACTGGGCACTTCATTGATGCTGACTGGAAGTTGCACAGGCGGCTCCTTAATGTTGTGATGGAACCTTATCCTGACTCAGATTCTGTGCTTAGCCATGCTGTTGCTGTTTGCCTTCATGACTGGAGTTTGGAGAGCAAGTTGTTTTCCATCACCTTTGATCACCCAGTGAGTGAAGCAGCTCTTGAGAATTTAAGGCCTCTTCTCCCCATCAAGAACCCACTTATCCTCAATGGTCAATTATTGGTTGGGAATTGTGTTGCACGTACTTTGAGCAATATTGCAAAAGAAGTGTTAGAGGCAGGGCGAGATGTAGTCAAAAAAGTCCGGGATGGTGTCAAGTATGTGAAGACATCAGAGTCCCATGAGGAAAAGTTTGTGGAGCTTAAGCAACAGCTTCAAGTCCCAAGTGAAAGGAGCATATCTCTTGATGACCAAACTCAATGGAATACTACATATCAAATGCTGGTGGCTGCTTCTGAGTTAAAGGAAGTGTTTTCATGCTTGGATACATCGGATCCTGATTACAAACAAGCCCCCTCAATGGAAGATTGGAAGCAAGTTGAGACTCTCTGTACATATTTGAAACTGATCTTTGATGCATCCAACATCCTGACTACTACAACTAACCCAACTGCAGTGACCTTCTTCCATGAAGTATGGAGAATTCAATCAGACCTGGCTCGTGCAATTACAACTGAGGATCCCTTTGTGAGCGACCTCACTAAAACAATGCAAGAAAGAATTGAAAAGTACTGGAAGAATTGTTGCCTGGCATTGGCAACAGCGGTGGTTATGGATCCTAGGTTCAAGATGAAGCTTGTTGAGTTCAGTTTCAACAAAGTTTATGGTGAAGAAGCTCCAACATTTATCAAGATCGTTGATGATGGAATTCATGAGCTCTTTCATGAGTATTTGACACTGCCTTTGCCTCTCACACCAACTTATGCAGAAGAAGGAAATGCAGGATCCAACACTAGGACAGAGGATTCCCAAGGAGGAAACATTGCAGACAACGGACTCACAGACTTTGATGTCTACATCATGGAGACTACCAGCCAACAGATGAAGTCGGAGCTTGATCAGTATTTGGAAGAGGCTCTGTTGCCTAGAGTCCACGAATTTGATGTGCTAGGCTGGTGGAAACTAAACAAGATGAAGTACCCAACTCTTTCAAAGATGGCTCGTGACATTTTGTCAATTCCGGTATCTACAGTTTCTTCCGATTCTGTTTTCGATACCACTGCCAAAGAGATGGATCAGTACAAGAGTTCTTTGCGACCAGAGACGGTGGAAGCTGTTATATGTGCTAAGGATTGGATGCAGTATGGATCGGCACCAGTTTCAAATGCCGTTGTCAGAATGGAGTATTAG